The following are encoded together in the Populus trichocarpa isolate Nisqually-1 chromosome 5, P.trichocarpa_v4.1, whole genome shotgun sequence genome:
- the LOC18099171 gene encoding histidine kinase 1 isoform X1 → MAEEGDRRNYSSTASSNDCSPTIGTDTPIMATPLRKVCARILGFASSCRKNTAPYGRRIFYRDVEQDEFQYGNTHCLSSYYSVFVVRLAIMAMLAILIGLLTILTWHFTRSYTKKSLDTLASGLRYEILQRPILRMWNILNSTAEITAAQVKLSEYVIRRYSKPTNQAEQVELYEVMRDITWALFASRKALNAITINYRNGFVQAFHRDHRSNNTFYIYSDLVNYSINAKGPYDTNMFSSHQAWDDQSIHSNFSAIWYREPLDPISGEKKGKASPIPPDDLINIAGLSQVPDGVASWHVAVSKYTDSPLLQAALPVWDASNKSIVAVVGVTTSLYSVGQLMRELVEVHSGYIYLTSQEGYLLATSTNAPLLTNSTTRPNLIMAVDTEEPIIRMGARWLEKVYGNKLTPGQIVQVENAKLGNQQYYIDSFFLNLKRLPIVGVIIIPRRYIMGKVDERAFKTLVILISASLCILVIGCVCILILTNGVSKEMKLRAELISHLDARRRAEASNNYKSQFLANMSHELRTPMAAVIGLLDILICDDCLTNEQYATVTQIRKCSTALLRLLNNILDLSKVESGKLVLEDAEFDLGRELEGLIDMFSVQCINHNVEAVLDLSDDMPKLVRGDSARVVQIFANLISNSIKFTTTGHIILRGWCENFNTYNDARFHLDQKKMRCAPKPKLRQQGNHTKKAWKKDNKTILWFEIDDTGCGIDPSKWESVFESFEQADPSTTRLHGGTGLGLCIVRTLVNKMGGEIKVVKKNGSGTLMRLYLLLNAAADGADLQCQVDFSSQNIVVLLALYGSMGRVIMSQWLHKIGLATLGVSDWNELTQVLRKLFHVRRRENGFDVNCSLNEPLKSEVRNIEDMKDPIFIIVVDIGLLDLSTDIWKEQINFVDKFSGKAKFAWMLNHDTSNAIKMELRKKGHLLMVNKPLYKAKMIHILETVIKEKDLENQKKSSNATRATTKDIDMHECLEIDSTHFDTASSEESDTAEMGKSNSPSIFHLREKQKETEKIATESQCQSFKKCLVELADVDAEAREDPCQIRPNLPSTQYGKDMLVCNKQAPFSTATQNESSKHEERISESSSHKEQGNSYSSKAGNQQKALDGLRILLAEDTPVLQRVATIMLEKMGAKVIAVGDGLQAVEALNCVLSEKDLKRESPGDDGERGLQTDIQESPPYDLILMDCQMPKMDGYEATKAIRKSEAGTGFHIPIVALTAHAMSSDEAKCLEVGMDAYLTKPIDYKLMVSTILSLTKRTT, encoded by the exons ATGGCAGAGGAAGGAGATCGTAGGAACTACTCTAGTACTGCTAGTTCTAATGATTGTTCACCTACTATAGGCACTGACACACCAATAATGGCAACTCCTTTGAGGAAAGTGTGTGCCAGAATTCTGGGTTTCGCCAGTTCTTGCAGAAAGAATACAGCTCCTTACGGTAGAAGAATTTTCTATAGAGATGTTGAACAAGATGAGTTCCAGTATGGAAACACTCACTGTCTCTCCTCTTACTACAGTGTTTTTGTAGTTCGCCTGGCTATCATG GCCATGCTCGCAATTTTGATTGGTCTGCTAACAATACTAACATGGCATTTCACAAGAAGCTATACAAAAAAGTCGTTGGATACCTTAGCTTCTGGCCTTCGATATGAAATTCTGCAACGCCCGATATTAAGAATGTGGAACATTTTGAATTCCACAGCTGAAATAACTGCAGCCCAGGTTAAGCTATCAGAGTATGTAATCAGACGGTACAGCAAGCCGACCAATCAAGCAGAGCAAGTGGAG CTGTATGAAGTGATGAGGGATATAACATGGGCACTGTTTGCCAGCCGAAAAGCTCTCAATGCAATAACCATAAATTATAGAAATGGTTTTGTCCAGGCTTTCCACAGGGATCATAGGAGTAACAACACATTCTACATCTACTCTGATCTTGTGAACTACTCAATCAATGCCAAGGGACCTTATGATACAAACATGTTCTCGTCGCATCAAGCATGGGATGATCAATCCATCCACAGTAACTTTTCAGCAATTTGGTATCGTGAACCACTTGATCCTATCTCAGgtgaaaagaaagggaaagcaAGTCCAATTCCACCAGATGATCTTATCAATATCGCAGGCCTTTCACAAGTACCTGATGGTGTGGCTTCATGGCATGTGGCAGTAAGCAAGTATACAGATTCACCTCTGCTTCAAGCAGCATTGCCTGTGTGGGATGCTTCCAATAAAAGCATCGTGGCCGTTGTAGGTGTTACTACTTCTCTCTACAGTGTTGGCCAATTGATGAGAGAGCTTGTTGAAGTCCATAGTGGATACATATATTTGACCTCTCAAGAGGGTTATTTACTGGCAACTTCCACAAATGCTCCTCTACTAACAAACTCAACAACAAGACCAAATCTTATAATGGCTGTCGATACTGAGGAACCAATTATAAGAATGGGAGCTCGATGGCTGGAGAAAGTCTATGGAAACAAGTTAACTCCAGGTCAAATTGTTCAAGTGGAGAACGCAAAACTTGGCAACCAACAATATTACATCGACtcgttttttctaaatttaaagaGACTCCCTATC GTGGGGGTGATCATCATTCCAAGAAGATATATAATGGGAAAGGTAGATGAGAGAGCATTCAAAACATTGGTTATACTCATTTCTGCATCTCTATGCATCCTAGTCATTGGATGTGTCTGCATTTTGATTCTCACTAATGGAGTATCAAAGGAGATGAAACTAAGAGCAGAACTAATAAGCCATCTTGATGCAAGGAGAAGGGCAGAGGCATCAAACAACTACAAAAGTCAGTTTCTGGCAAACATGAG TCACGAATTGAGGACTCCTATGGCTGCAGTGATTGGCCTGCTGGACATTCTTATCTGTGATGATTGTCTCACAAATGAACAATATGCAACTGTTACGCAGATCAGAAAATGCTCCACAGCTCTACTCCGGCTTCTTAACAACATACTGGATCTTAGCAAG GTTGAATCTGGAAAATTGGTTTTGGAAGATGCTGAGTTTGACTTGGGAAGGGAACTTGAAGGACTTATTGACATGTTCTCTGTTCAGTGCATTAACCACAATGTTGAGGCTGTTTTGGATCTCTCTG ATGATATGCCGAAATTAGTTCGAGGAGACTCTGCCAGAGTTGTTCAAATATTTGCAAATCTGATAAGCAATTCTATAAAGTTTACGACAA CGGGTCACATTATTCTGCGTGGTTGGTGTGAGAACTTCAATACATATAATGACGCACGGTTTCATCTAGATCAGAAGAAAATGCGCTGTGCACCTAAGCCAAAACTGAGGCAACAAGGGAATCATACGAAGAAGGCCTGGAAGAAGGACAACAAAACGATTctttggtttgaaattgatgacACAGGCTGCG GAATTGATCCAAGCAAATGGGAGTCTGTATTCGAAAGCTTTGAACAAGCTGATCCATCAACAACTCGATT GCATGGCGGCACTGGTCTTGGACTATGCATAGTTAGAACTTTG GTTAACAAGATGGGTGGAGAAATAAAGGTTGTGAAGAAGAATGGATCCGGAACTCTAATGCGACTATACTTGCTTCTCAATGCAGCTGCAGATGGTGCAGACCTACAATGCCAAGTAGATTTTTCCAGTCAAAATATCGTG GTTCTGTTGGCACTATATGGCAGCATGGGCAGAGTTATTATGTCCCAATGGTTGCATAAAATTGGATTGGCCACTTTAGGAGTTTCTGATTGGAATGAACTGACACAAGTTCTTCGGAAACTCTTTCATGTCAGAAGACGTGAGAATGGCTTTGATGTTAATTGTTCTTTGAATGAACCATTAAAATCTGAAGTGCGTAATATTGAAGACATGAAGGACCCTATATTCATCATAGTTGTTGATATAGGGTTGCTTGACTTGAGCACAGACATATGGAAGGAACAAATTAACTTCGTCGATAAATTCTCTGGAAAAGCCAAGTTTGCATGGATGCTCAATCATGATACTTCAAATGCAATAAAGATGGAGCTTCGCAAGAAGGGGCATTTACTGATGGTTAATAAACCGCTTTACAAGGCCAAAATGATTCACATTTTGGAAACTGTCATAAAGGAGAAAGATCTtgagaatcaaaagaaaagttcGAATGCTACAAGAGCTACGACGAAGGATATTGACATGCATGAATGTCTTGAGATTGATTCCACTCATTTTGACACTGCCAGCTCTGAAGAATCTGATACGGCTGAAATGGGCAAATCCAATTCTCCAAGCATATTTCATCtcagagaaaaacaaaaggaaacagaAAAGATCGCAACTGAATCACAGTGCCAATCATTTAAGAAGTGCTTAGTTGAATTGGCTGATGTTGATGCAGAAGCAAGAGAAGATCCATGTCAAATTAGGCCCAATTTACCAAGTACCCAATATGGAAAAGATATGCTAGTCTGCAACAAGCAAGCACCCTTCTCAACTGCAACTCAAAATGAGAGTTCTAAACACGAAGAACGAATTTCAGAAAGCAGTAGTCATAAAGAACAAGGCAATTCATATTCAAGCAAAGCAGGGAATCAACAGAAGGCTCTTGATGGCTTACGGATTCTGCTTGCAGAAGATACTCCTGTTCTTCAGAGAGTTGCAACCATCATGCTAGAAAAAATGGGGGCTAAAGTTATTGCAGTCGGAGATGGACTGCAAGCAGTAGAAGCTCTAAATTGCGTTTTGAGTGAAAAGGATCTCAAAAGGGAATCCCCTGGAGATGATGGAGAGAGAGGTTTACAAACTGATATTCAGGAATCCCCACCATATGACTTGATCCTAATGGACTGTCAG ATGCCAAAGATGGACGGTTATGAAGCAACAAAAGCCATAAGGAAATCAGAAGCAGGAACTGGCTTCCACATTCCCATTGTTGCATTAACAGCCCACGCAATGTCGTCAGATGAAGCCAAATGCTTGGAGGTTGGCATGGATGCTTATCTAACAAAGCCAATTGACTACAAGTTGATGGTTTCCACCATTCTATCACTCACTAAAAGAACAACCTAA
- the LOC18099171 gene encoding histidine kinase 1 isoform X2 encodes MAEEGDRRNYSSTASSNDCSPTIGTDTPIMATPLRKVCARILGFASSCRKNTAPYGRRIFYRDVEQDEFQYGNTHCLSSYYSVFVVRLAIMLYEVMRDITWALFASRKALNAITINYRNGFVQAFHRDHRSNNTFYIYSDLVNYSINAKGPYDTNMFSSHQAWDDQSIHSNFSAIWYREPLDPISGEKKGKASPIPPDDLINIAGLSQVPDGVASWHVAVSKYTDSPLLQAALPVWDASNKSIVAVVGVTTSLYSVGQLMRELVEVHSGYIYLTSQEGYLLATSTNAPLLTNSTTRPNLIMAVDTEEPIIRMGARWLEKVYGNKLTPGQIVQVENAKLGNQQYYIDSFFLNLKRLPIVGVIIIPRRYIMGKVDERAFKTLVILISASLCILVIGCVCILILTNGVSKEMKLRAELISHLDARRRAEASNNYKSQFLANMSHELRTPMAAVIGLLDILICDDCLTNEQYATVTQIRKCSTALLRLLNNILDLSKVESGKLVLEDAEFDLGRELEGLIDMFSVQCINHNVEAVLDLSDDMPKLVRGDSARVVQIFANLISNSIKFTTTGHIILRGWCENFNTYNDARFHLDQKKMRCAPKPKLRQQGNHTKKAWKKDNKTILWFEIDDTGCGIDPSKWESVFESFEQADPSTTRLHGGTGLGLCIVRTLVNKMGGEIKVVKKNGSGTLMRLYLLLNAAADGADLQCQVDFSSQNIVVLLALYGSMGRVIMSQWLHKIGLATLGVSDWNELTQVLRKLFHVRRRENGFDVNCSLNEPLKSEVRNIEDMKDPIFIIVVDIGLLDLSTDIWKEQINFVDKFSGKAKFAWMLNHDTSNAIKMELRKKGHLLMVNKPLYKAKMIHILETVIKEKDLENQKKSSNATRATTKDIDMHECLEIDSTHFDTASSEESDTAEMGKSNSPSIFHLREKQKETEKIATESQCQSFKKCLVELADVDAEAREDPCQIRPNLPSTQYGKDMLVCNKQAPFSTATQNESSKHEERISESSSHKEQGNSYSSKAGNQQKALDGLRILLAEDTPVLQRVATIMLEKMGAKVIAVGDGLQAVEALNCVLSEKDLKRESPGDDGERGLQTDIQESPPYDLILMDCQMPKMDGYEATKAIRKSEAGTGFHIPIVALTAHAMSSDEAKCLEVGMDAYLTKPIDYKLMVSTILSLTKRTT; translated from the exons ATGGCAGAGGAAGGAGATCGTAGGAACTACTCTAGTACTGCTAGTTCTAATGATTGTTCACCTACTATAGGCACTGACACACCAATAATGGCAACTCCTTTGAGGAAAGTGTGTGCCAGAATTCTGGGTTTCGCCAGTTCTTGCAGAAAGAATACAGCTCCTTACGGTAGAAGAATTTTCTATAGAGATGTTGAACAAGATGAGTTCCAGTATGGAAACACTCACTGTCTCTCCTCTTACTACAGTGTTTTTGTAGTTCGCCTGGCTATCATG CTGTATGAAGTGATGAGGGATATAACATGGGCACTGTTTGCCAGCCGAAAAGCTCTCAATGCAATAACCATAAATTATAGAAATGGTTTTGTCCAGGCTTTCCACAGGGATCATAGGAGTAACAACACATTCTACATCTACTCTGATCTTGTGAACTACTCAATCAATGCCAAGGGACCTTATGATACAAACATGTTCTCGTCGCATCAAGCATGGGATGATCAATCCATCCACAGTAACTTTTCAGCAATTTGGTATCGTGAACCACTTGATCCTATCTCAGgtgaaaagaaagggaaagcaAGTCCAATTCCACCAGATGATCTTATCAATATCGCAGGCCTTTCACAAGTACCTGATGGTGTGGCTTCATGGCATGTGGCAGTAAGCAAGTATACAGATTCACCTCTGCTTCAAGCAGCATTGCCTGTGTGGGATGCTTCCAATAAAAGCATCGTGGCCGTTGTAGGTGTTACTACTTCTCTCTACAGTGTTGGCCAATTGATGAGAGAGCTTGTTGAAGTCCATAGTGGATACATATATTTGACCTCTCAAGAGGGTTATTTACTGGCAACTTCCACAAATGCTCCTCTACTAACAAACTCAACAACAAGACCAAATCTTATAATGGCTGTCGATACTGAGGAACCAATTATAAGAATGGGAGCTCGATGGCTGGAGAAAGTCTATGGAAACAAGTTAACTCCAGGTCAAATTGTTCAAGTGGAGAACGCAAAACTTGGCAACCAACAATATTACATCGACtcgttttttctaaatttaaagaGACTCCCTATC GTGGGGGTGATCATCATTCCAAGAAGATATATAATGGGAAAGGTAGATGAGAGAGCATTCAAAACATTGGTTATACTCATTTCTGCATCTCTATGCATCCTAGTCATTGGATGTGTCTGCATTTTGATTCTCACTAATGGAGTATCAAAGGAGATGAAACTAAGAGCAGAACTAATAAGCCATCTTGATGCAAGGAGAAGGGCAGAGGCATCAAACAACTACAAAAGTCAGTTTCTGGCAAACATGAG TCACGAATTGAGGACTCCTATGGCTGCAGTGATTGGCCTGCTGGACATTCTTATCTGTGATGATTGTCTCACAAATGAACAATATGCAACTGTTACGCAGATCAGAAAATGCTCCACAGCTCTACTCCGGCTTCTTAACAACATACTGGATCTTAGCAAG GTTGAATCTGGAAAATTGGTTTTGGAAGATGCTGAGTTTGACTTGGGAAGGGAACTTGAAGGACTTATTGACATGTTCTCTGTTCAGTGCATTAACCACAATGTTGAGGCTGTTTTGGATCTCTCTG ATGATATGCCGAAATTAGTTCGAGGAGACTCTGCCAGAGTTGTTCAAATATTTGCAAATCTGATAAGCAATTCTATAAAGTTTACGACAA CGGGTCACATTATTCTGCGTGGTTGGTGTGAGAACTTCAATACATATAATGACGCACGGTTTCATCTAGATCAGAAGAAAATGCGCTGTGCACCTAAGCCAAAACTGAGGCAACAAGGGAATCATACGAAGAAGGCCTGGAAGAAGGACAACAAAACGATTctttggtttgaaattgatgacACAGGCTGCG GAATTGATCCAAGCAAATGGGAGTCTGTATTCGAAAGCTTTGAACAAGCTGATCCATCAACAACTCGATT GCATGGCGGCACTGGTCTTGGACTATGCATAGTTAGAACTTTG GTTAACAAGATGGGTGGAGAAATAAAGGTTGTGAAGAAGAATGGATCCGGAACTCTAATGCGACTATACTTGCTTCTCAATGCAGCTGCAGATGGTGCAGACCTACAATGCCAAGTAGATTTTTCCAGTCAAAATATCGTG GTTCTGTTGGCACTATATGGCAGCATGGGCAGAGTTATTATGTCCCAATGGTTGCATAAAATTGGATTGGCCACTTTAGGAGTTTCTGATTGGAATGAACTGACACAAGTTCTTCGGAAACTCTTTCATGTCAGAAGACGTGAGAATGGCTTTGATGTTAATTGTTCTTTGAATGAACCATTAAAATCTGAAGTGCGTAATATTGAAGACATGAAGGACCCTATATTCATCATAGTTGTTGATATAGGGTTGCTTGACTTGAGCACAGACATATGGAAGGAACAAATTAACTTCGTCGATAAATTCTCTGGAAAAGCCAAGTTTGCATGGATGCTCAATCATGATACTTCAAATGCAATAAAGATGGAGCTTCGCAAGAAGGGGCATTTACTGATGGTTAATAAACCGCTTTACAAGGCCAAAATGATTCACATTTTGGAAACTGTCATAAAGGAGAAAGATCTtgagaatcaaaagaaaagttcGAATGCTACAAGAGCTACGACGAAGGATATTGACATGCATGAATGTCTTGAGATTGATTCCACTCATTTTGACACTGCCAGCTCTGAAGAATCTGATACGGCTGAAATGGGCAAATCCAATTCTCCAAGCATATTTCATCtcagagaaaaacaaaaggaaacagaAAAGATCGCAACTGAATCACAGTGCCAATCATTTAAGAAGTGCTTAGTTGAATTGGCTGATGTTGATGCAGAAGCAAGAGAAGATCCATGTCAAATTAGGCCCAATTTACCAAGTACCCAATATGGAAAAGATATGCTAGTCTGCAACAAGCAAGCACCCTTCTCAACTGCAACTCAAAATGAGAGTTCTAAACACGAAGAACGAATTTCAGAAAGCAGTAGTCATAAAGAACAAGGCAATTCATATTCAAGCAAAGCAGGGAATCAACAGAAGGCTCTTGATGGCTTACGGATTCTGCTTGCAGAAGATACTCCTGTTCTTCAGAGAGTTGCAACCATCATGCTAGAAAAAATGGGGGCTAAAGTTATTGCAGTCGGAGATGGACTGCAAGCAGTAGAAGCTCTAAATTGCGTTTTGAGTGAAAAGGATCTCAAAAGGGAATCCCCTGGAGATGATGGAGAGAGAGGTTTACAAACTGATATTCAGGAATCCCCACCATATGACTTGATCCTAATGGACTGTCAG ATGCCAAAGATGGACGGTTATGAAGCAACAAAAGCCATAAGGAAATCAGAAGCAGGAACTGGCTTCCACATTCCCATTGTTGCATTAACAGCCCACGCAATGTCGTCAGATGAAGCCAAATGCTTGGAGGTTGGCATGGATGCTTATCTAACAAAGCCAATTGACTACAAGTTGATGGTTTCCACCATTCTATCACTCACTAAAAGAACAACCTAA